Sequence from the Primulina huaijiensis isolate GDHJ02 chromosome 16, ASM1229523v2, whole genome shotgun sequence genome:
taaaatatgtatacatatatttaatttggttTGAAATAGAAGATTTATGGATGAGTTTGGTTTAGGAAGTGTTggttaataattatatttttcctGATTGATCTTTTCGTTTCTTAGTCTTATTTCATCTATGATTTGATTACTTCCAAACTTAAAATTATGATGCTAAATGtgaataattgaaatatttctGACAGAACTTAGCTTGGAAGAGACACTCCATAAAAAAGACAAGGAACTTTGAAGCAAGTCTAACAAATATTAGCGAAGGTCATGCGTATGCTTTGCGGCCCAAGGTATGGATGCCCTCATTCACATCAAGAATCTTGCAACCTTAATCCAACAAAAATAATTCTTACTTGTTAATTTACAATCTGTTTGTTCACATATGATTTTGCTTTGTCATGAAATGTGAAAGCTTCTCTTTATTAAAACAATAGTGGAGTACTTACTGAAAACTAGTAATCTATACATGTGATAACTCACgtgtatttatttttaacctaattaattattatttttcataaatgttTAAGTTATTAATTATTAGGGCAAACCTGCAATAACTGCATACTTCCCTTCTCAACTTTCTTCTTAATCCCTATCCCTACAAATCTTTGTTTTGACTccccaattttttaaaatttccaagaaTACCCTTACCCCTTCACCTATGATACGTGCCATTGTTACACCTATCGAGCCTGTTTTTGAAGGCATATAGCCCCATAACATAGGGCTACGcaaggtttccagcctatataccatgcttaaatgatcattttttaataattggcacatcatgcttccgtataataaattaaacagtTTATCTTTTTGATTAGATTGTCGTCGGGTTATATCCATCGTGTTTTACAAACTTCTCTTCACAGTGTAAACCACGCAGTCGCAATAGATGGTTCCTGACGCAGATAACTTCAACAACACTTAGCACAACCTTGTTTCGTTGCCTCAGGgtgtttaataaaatagtttaatttgaaactaatacatgagaggggcaaacaccttggttctgttattcaaatatacaaaatattattatatagtaacctcctgtagaggagagAAACTTGTTTaactacttatagtagccgaaattaaaacacacataagctagaaagagaaatattacaatgttttgaaagaaaatgaagaggttgGCAGAAAGAAGATGAATGCATCATTcaacctcttcattttctttcaaaacattgtAATATTTATCTTTCTAGcttatgtgtgttttaatttcggctactataagtagctaaacaagtttctcctcctctacaggaggttactatgtaataatattttgtatgtttgaataaaagaacCAAGGCTTTTGCCTCTCTCATGTATTAGTTTCGAATTAAACTATTTTACTATACACCCtgaggtaggaaacgaaacagggttgtgctaagtgctgttgaaggaatctgcgtTAGGAACCATATGTTGCGACTGCGTGGTTAGACTATGAGGAGCAGTTTGTAAAAcccggtggatataacccgacgGCACTTTGGTAAAAAAGTAAactgtttaatttattatacggaAGTATGATGagtcaattataaaaaaaaattgatcattTAAGCATGGTGTATAGGCTGGAAGCCTTGCGTAGCTGTATGTCTTGGGGCTATATGCCTTCAAGAACAGGCTCGATAGGTATAACAATGCCACGTACCATAGGGTAttcttggaaattttaaaaaattggggAATCAAAACAAAGAATTGTAGGGATAGGGAGTTAGAAGAAAGTTGAGAAGGGAAGTAGGGAGTTATTGCAAGTTTGCCcatgttttattatgtattagatgatatatatttttcttaaaattcaccttttctttttatttggttTTCTACAATATAAATGATTGTTTTATTCAACCCAAGGGATTCCGGAGCTCAATGGTATTTGACGGCGGATTGAACGGACATGATATGTTGGAAGACATGGATACATCTGATGAATATGAACCAGATGTTTCCGATCTGTTTACTGATGATGACACCGATTGGGAGAGTATAAAGAGAAAAAAGCGACAGGCTAGGAAGGGAAATTCTAAAACAGACAACCCTTTAGAAATTTCCATGGATCTTGAAGGAGAGAATCCCGAGAGCTCAACAGAGCAAGTTTGTTGCTCTTGTAGCAGAAGTTCTTCCTGCAAAACTTCAAGATGTGAGTGTCGTGCAATGAGGGGCAATTGTAACATCTCGTGCAACTGTGAGCCCACTAGATGTAGCAACAGAGAAGAAGTTTATGCAAAGGACTTTGAATCTGCAGGACCTATTTCTGGGACAGATGATGCTGAACAAAGTCATGGCCTTGCTTCTCGTGGTGCGAGGCTACTTCAGAATGCTTTATCTGAGAAGCCTGCCAACACGAATGATGGAGGCAAGACTAGGAAGCCATTATCCGACATTGGCAATAACATGGTAAGTAGTATTCACctcttatttgaaaaaaattgatattaatCTGACTGTTGTCAAACTTACGTATAACAACATCCTTTTTAAGTTGCTGACTTGAGTTCTAATTATGTATCAAACCATGTCAACTTATTTATTTTCCTCTCAACTTTCAGGCAATATCCGGTCTGCCAAAACCCATGAACAGGAAAAAGTGGCGTAAATCCGTTATTCAACTTGTCCCTGCTCCACCTTCTACATCCCAAGCACAGAATGTTGAAGCGCCAATGCAACCAAAAAGTAATGACGAAAACGATATCCCTTCGAAGTTACCAAGAGCAATGCGCTCGACTTTGACAAATAGCAATCTTTTGAAGGAGAGGAACTCGGATCAAGCAAACGAACCGGTTGATAAAGACACTTGCCCTACAACTATTGGAAGTCCAAATCAGCAAGCAAGAACAAAGAATGGGAAAGAAAATAATGCACTGTAAACTGTTGTACATGCTTGGGCTTGGGATggagtttatgattatgtaatCTTGTATTATCTCTGTCTCTGGCATGTTAATGGttggtttaatttttttctctcaaGTTTATTGATTTACTTTATTAGTCATTTTTCCATGTTTTTGACATTGTCAGTGACAATTGTTCATTATGTTGTTAAATAATGTGTtcgttaaaatgttttaatgTGCGTGAAAAAGTAACGGTgatattaactaataaaattttatttgaaatatgaaatttgAATGTATTTTTATGTTAGATTGAAAGTTTAATGATCAGTTCTGCACTTTAATAAAATTAAGTTGTgtgtatttaaaaaatatgtttcattcattttatgtaaaatatgatgacagtaaaaaaaataatatttgatacaTGGGAAGCACTTATTATGATTTTAGATGgtgtttttttatgttttaattttgtacagaataatttaagaaatgaacttgatgaaaagtttttttttttttttaaaaaaaaatggtgcCTGTCTATCAAAATTAGTGTTGTATGATGAATGACGTTATGTGATTTTAGTTGATGAAGGTTATAAAAAGGAATAagattaattttcaatttaatcaTTCAATCATAATATGGTTAAATTGTTGATAACAAATGTCTgaatttattttacatatatttatcaaatcaCAACTGAGGGAGGtctaattcaatatatattaatagACAGAAACACATTCCAaccaactgaaaaaaaaaattatatcgaATTTGCGATTAACTAATCCAATAAACATACGTAAAAACTCATataagcaaaaaaaaatataaaatatctatGATTATAAGTCATATAAGAACCATAATTTCAACATCAATAATTAACATTAACATAAAAGTAATTGAATCAATAAagtattcaaattttaaatagtcaTTTACACATAATCTCACTATCCATGTAAGTGagttaaaatttcaaaatttaattcatgaaatctaaaatatcttttaaaattatttttatgatgtgCATTTAGCGGCTCGATATACATTCAAATTGAATTCCATAACAAAATTTAtcatgtaattaattaaaattcaatattgTACATTATCTTGTTAAACAAGATTCATtgcacatatattttttttaatcgggaaaaatttattgtaattaAGTATCGAACATGAGATTTCAtcttaaatttgaaatcttGATGTCAAATTTGACACAAGTCATCAactgaatttcaaaatttagaaCAACGAGTATgcatcaaaattcaataaattatgtgtgcgtaattttttttatttacaaaagactaaattttttaaattgaatgTGGTGCAGTTTTGTTGTAGTGGAATTGTTGTTTCAAACGAAACAATAAAGActcaactaaattgaaagtaaaataatatgaattttaaatatcataaattcatgtttataAGCAATATAGATTTCTAAttaaaatatggaaaaaaaatcataatattaaaaataaaataatcctaATGTTAGTGGGGTTTTATAAGAAAGAAAAGTTATTGGGGTCTTCttgatattttatatctttcaagGACCAAAGTGTAAATTAAATCGTAACCAAGAATCACATGTATATGGCGGGTCGATGGAATGCCAGGTTGCCCCACAGTAACCATCGCCATCTCCACATTACTATAATCTCTCTCTCTTTGTCCTACGAACACTCCCTTCTCATCTACGACCATTTCTTCCTCACTTTCTGTCTGACCATATTCCAGGATAATGAATGCTCAATTCTCCATCTACTTCTGTGATGGGCTCTACATGGAATTATCTAATTTAATCGAAAGATTCGTTTTTTAATTGCATTTtgccaaatgcgtgcagcttgtGGAGCAGATATTGGTTCCGGATCGGAGAAAGTCTGATAGGATTATAATGGGGGCTTCTCCGGCCAAGTTCTTGTTTGGATTCCTCATCGTTTCCATGTTACTATGGATTATATTCATGTAATGTCCgtgtttttatttgaaattcgtGCATGTGGTGTGATGTGCACTCTTGCCAGTACTTTCTGTTGAAATTATGATGCGCTCGAAATAGCTCATGCTAGTTCTTGATTTTTTAGCAACGGTGAtccttttctttaattttgcgGTAGGATTTTGATTCCTTATTTTGATCATCACGTCCTTGTGGACCTGGTTCTTTATTTATTAGCTCGTCAGATGGTTATGAATGTTTTAACTTGAATAATGCATCCAAGTGAATCctaaatttgttaaaaaaaattgcttgTGAAATTTGAAGTTCTTCGGGGGGACTGAGCCACTTCCTTCCGGCTGATCCCTCCTCTGGATGAATTTACGCATTTCTTGATCAACCATATGTAGCTGTTCGTACTTCAATGTGGCCCTCGTGGCACATCAAACCTCCTTTCAACTTAaacattattgtttttatactGGGCACCAGAACACATAGTGAATGTCAAAGCATCCACATCTTACTACCAAACGGTTGGAAATGGATTTTGGTAAATTGATAGCTTTTCTATTCTCAAGTTTGATTTCGAAAATAGATGGTGGTGGTATCTTTGTGACACCATGATATGATTGATGGAGTGCTAAACAACTGATAAAATCTAAAGTCAGGGCATATAGATGACTTTTTTCGGGAcaaatttaaatacttaataatTTATCATTCACAGAAACAGTTGTTAAAAATTGCTCTTGCAAAACATTTAGCTTGCAGCTGCTTTCCGAGTTTGCTCTTTTTGGTGGTGGTATGGCCGTAAGGGTGGCATAAAATAATGGAAGTTAATTTACATTGAAGGCAAGGTTGCACAACCGAGATGCTTATGTGAATCTTCTTTTGAGTTCCTCATAATTTCCACATGAAAGATACTGATTATATTTGGGTGACATTGCTATTTCTTGCTTATCGTTCCATCTCTGCGTACACATTTAATATTGTAGTGGTGCCACACAATATATGGTTGCTAACTGTTCTGTTTCCTTCTTGTATGCCGGTGTCTGCTGTGTTGTACAAAACACTCATTGTTTATGAGTTTTCCGAGTCTTTGAGTTTGTTCTTTCTTTGTGCAGGGGCTTGTTTCTACTTGTGACacaatttgaatattttaaaactattcATGCAAATTCTTCATTAATTTTTTGGATGCGCTACATGATATTAAATTTGTCAATCAATGAAGGATTGCTTTACTATCATTTGACTTTTGTTGATGCATCTTGTTTCAGGTTTGCTTCCAGGTTACTGGCGTGGGTCCTCAGCCGAACATTGGGGGCATCAGTTGGATTTCGTATTGGTGGATGGAAATGTTTGAGAGATGTTGTTGTGAAGTTCAACAAGGTATTTCTTATTTTAACTAGTTTCTCTAGCATATCTCTAAACAAAGATTATATCAATTGTATTATTGAAAGCTACATTGACTTTTCTAAATGTACGAAATATTTGTGGACacttgaattttgaaaaaaaacgtTGAGATATGCGAGGAAAACTTTGGAATCTTCCAGGTTATGTGTTGCTCATGTAGTTGTAAATCTAAGAGGCATTTTAAATAGTCTCTACTTTGAAGAGTTCGAACAATCGGTTTGATCATGTAATAACAGTTGTCACTGACGAAACTATATTTGTCACATCGGTAATTTTATCGATTTTCCGTTTTGATGAAAACATTTTTATCAAATGTTCATATGTACTGCAGCAGTTcattgttgaaatttttttgtatgTTCTGACGGGTTGATGATTACAGGGTGCTATTGGATCCATATCTGTAGGAGAAATCAGGCTAAGTTTGCGGCAATCTTTGGTCAAGCTAGGAATTGGTTTTATTTCCAGGGATCCAAAATTGCAGGTGTTGATATGTGATCTAGAAGTTGTTATAAGGTCTTCAAAGAAAAGCACACAGAAATCTAGATATAAAAAACCTAGAAGCGCAGGCTGAGGAAAGTGGATGGTTGTAGCTAACATGGCAAGATTCTTGTCAATTTCTGTGACTGACTTGGTTTTAAAGGTACAATGAACTTGTTAACATCCATGATTCTTCCTGGCCTCTTTAGTATTATATCGCTACATTTTTCTCGTTCAATTCTTATTCGAAAACATCAGGAAATATTTGCTTTTTTGTCTACATTTAATCATAtctatttgttttaaataaataattgtaatGAAAAGAGGATATATAACCTTTTGGTTGACTGCTGCAAAAAAAGGGTTTGGAGAGAGATTGTTGAAATATCAGAATCTCATAATGCTTTTGTGGAGGGAAGACAGATTCTCGACTGTGGCCTTATAGCGAATGAACTTGTTGAAGAGGGaaggagaaagaagaaaaaaggaTGGGTGCTTAAGGTAGATTTTGAAAAGACTTACGACAATGTGAATTGGGATTTCtttgattttgttttgatgAAAAAAGGGTTTGGAGAGAGATGGAGAAAATGGATCAAAGGATGTGTGTCGAACGTAACATtctcggttatgattaacgggAGACCGAGGGGTAAAATTAAGGCGCATAAAGGCCTTAGACTGGGAGATCCATTGTCTCCTTTTTTGTTCAATCTGGTTGTGGATGTATTGGGGAGATTGATTGATAAAGCTAAAGGAAGAAATCTTATAAGAGGGATTGAGGCGGGTAGAGACAAAGTAGAGATATCTCACATTCAGTTTGCGGAAGCCACACTATTCTTTGTGAGGAATGAGAATCACATCAGGTTCTTGGTTCAAGTGGTGATATCATTTTGTCGTATGTCTGGATTAAGAATCAATTGGGAAAAAAGTGCGCTTTTGGGTATTCATTGTGATCAAAGGGAAGTTGACATGTTGGCACAACAAATTGGATGTGGTACTGAGTGTTGGCCAATTACTTATTTGGGAATGCCTTTAGGTGGAAATCCGTTAAAAGCTTCATTTTGGGAACCCATTGTGGCTAAGATGTCGAAAAAATTGGCAAGTTGGTAAAAAGCTTTTTTGTCAAGAGGGGGAAGATTAACATTGATATCATcggttttaaattcaatttcgATATATTATATGTCTCTTTTTAGAGTTCCAAAAGGTATAGTAGAGTTGATAGAGaagatttcaagaaattttttttgggatGGAGCGGATGGAGATTTGCATAGTCATTTGGTCGCGTGGAAACATGTGTGCAAACCTAAGGAAAAATGTGGATTGGGTGTGGGCAATATTATCTTGAGAAACAAGGCCATGTTGGGGAAGTGGTGGTGGAGATTTTGTGCGGAAGATGGGACACTTTGGAAGAAAATTATTGTAAGTTTATATGGTTTACAAGAGAATGGGTGGGATGCAGGGTTGGCAAGGAACGTTACATTCAAGTGCCCTTGGAAATTTATTTCCCGTATATACCCGACTTTTCAACAGCTTGTCTCGATTGAGGTGAGAGGGGGAAATAAGGCGAGATTTTGGGAAGATAGGTGGGTGGGGGAGTCGTCTTTCAAAGAGCTTTTTCCAgctttatttcagttatcaaCAGTTCATAATTTGCCTATTTCATATTTTGTGTCGTTCGATAATGCAATTTCTACTCATTCTTGGGACTTTCATTTTAGGAGGGCAGTCAGCGATCAATAACTTGTTCAGTTGTCCGAGCTATTATGTGTGTTAGAGTCAATTAGGTTGATTGAAGGGGTAGATGATTTCAGAGTGTGGAGAGGGGATTTTTCTGGTCTTTTTTCGGTTAAATCATTCTTCGAGTCTTTTTTTCCTCCTACACGTTTTCCGATTTTTACTCATCACGATCAAATTTGGAAAGTACCGgttccaaaaaaaattcaagttttcTCGTAGACTGCAACTTTGGGTAAGCTACCGACCTCGGAGACGATACAAAAAAAGTTTCCCTCAATTGCTATTTGCCCAAATTGGTGTGTTGTGTAGAAATGACAACGAAACTCAGGATCATATACTCATACATTGTCCTTTCACGATCGGATTGTGAGCTAAAGCTTTGCAAGAATTTGGATTATTTTGGGTATTGCCGAAGTCAACAAAGGATTTAGTTGGTATGGATTTGGGGCGACTGACTGGAAAGAGGGGAATAACTTTTTGGCAAGTCGTGGTTCATTGCATATGCTGGACAGTATGGTTggaaagaaatagaagaattttTGATGAAATAGCAGAAAATAGAGAACATTGCTGGGAAAGAATCAAGATAACAGTAGCTACGTGGATCGGAACTCATGATGACTTCAAGAATGTCTCCATCTTTGATCTATTGCGAGATTGGGCTTTTGTGTTTCATTAAGTGATATGTACTTCATGATAGTGGACTTCTAGTCCACTGATGTAATTGTTCTTATCAtatcattaataaaatatcgtttcttataaaaaaaaaactctcatcCAGGTCTTTTACATTTGGAAGAGGTAATTACAATAAATCTGCAAGAACATGTAATCAAATGAAGTGATCACAAACTTTATTGTTGATAATCTTATACAAACTATGTAGGAATGCAAAAAAGGGAATTCTAGCCAAATAATTACTAAAGGAAAGAATAATAAAGTTGtagttatttaagaaaaaagtAAATAGTGTTAATGTGCGATAGCTCCAGAGTGAGAAATTACTGCTGCAACACacagtaaaatttaatttttttttcgaggTAACACAGTGAAATTTACTTTAGGCCACTCAACAATTACACTATCCTTGCATTAACCTCCTACAAACAAAACCTTGAATTCACCAAAAGGGTTCATAGAactaagactttgatttaatCTTTCACTGGATAATTAGGTACGAAGAAGCACAACAATTTGAAACTCCAAATCGATTTAAGTACAACCAAAAAATTTCCCCTTGAGCATTATCTCCAATTATACAGAAGCTGTAAAATAGAAAGAAACGAGGACCATATATTTAGGTTACACAATTATTGCAGACAACCATagattttttattgaattatttGAGATAATTTTGATCGGTTGTATGTTTGTGTTATATGAACACTTAAAATTAGAGATAGGGGGATGAAATGGGTAGTTACGAAGAGGTCATATGACCATAACACATTAAATTGATGATGAATAGTACTAATACAAACGAAGAACAAATTAGAAAGAAAATAAGTTTCTACCGATATATTACAGTTTTCCATAACTTCATATGCATGTTATCATAGATACGATAATACAATTAGGGGAAAGAGGGATAGTTATATTTATTAAGTTCCTGTTTTTagaaaaatgaagaagaaataAAGTGTAGTGTTATGTATTCAAGGgaaaagcttccaaattataTGACATTCTTAGATTATTACAATTTTATTCACTTTTTTCTTCTCACGGTCAGGATCTCCAGTATTATCATGTTATCTACTAAAACACATTTCAAAGATCTTAACATTGTAagttgatattgaattatgtagATTCGATAGAGAAGTGTGTGATATGATTATATTCAAGGTTTCTTGTTGGAGCTCGATGATTGTAGAGCTTAAATCGCTTTCGGTCTCAGATTTGTACAAAAATTGGGTCTAGCATTATGTTAATCTATTTTGAATCGGTTTTCATTTTGTCTTTTGTGGACCTCTGGTTTGCTTATTGTAACTAATTTTATGAATCATTATAATAgcgtttcttatcaaaaaatagataaatgaaaaatatgtattttaatacCTCAGACATCTAAAGCTTCCTTGGATGTCTTAGAACTGAGAGTAAACATATCTAAAGATGGTGAATCAGAGGGAGGCTTGTTTGTAAAGTTGCATCTTGTTCCCATTAATGTTCACTTAAGTCAATCGCGAGTGACATCTGACCAGTCAGTAATCTCTGGCGGATCTATCACTACTAGCCAGTTTATAGACAACACCTGTCCTCCTTTTAGCTGTGAAGAATTCTCTCTCTTGTGTGAGTTTGGCCATAGTAGGTAAGCCTTAGTTCACTACTACTCTCCTTTAATTTTCTTTAGTTTTGTATGAAATGAGATATTGATGGAAATATTGGATTTCAGAAATTGTTGGCTTAGGAATTTATGAAATGGAAAATGGAAATGAACTCTCAGACttttatttttgggaatttCTACTTCAGAATAATCGGTTTGCAGATATTCTTAATCTGTCTCGTGAGAAGattgttatcatttttattGATTAGAATCTATGGTATTTAGTTATTAAGCCATGGATTACTCAGTTGTTAGCgggataaaaatattattactgGGATGCTCCTTTTCATCCCCTCGGATTTCTCTAAATCTCAATATGAAGTGGTTTGTGAAGGTTTTTAATGAACTTTATAACTGGTGATGCAGGGAAGCAGGTGTAGTTGTTAAGAATTTGGATACTACATGTGGAGAAGTCTGCATAAATCTATGTGAGGATCTTCTGTTAAAGGAGAAGGATGAGTCTGACTCCTCTCCTTAGCCTTCTGCAGAAGTTTCCCCAGAAAATCAAGAATCGGCGCTTGCAAAAAAAGCCATGGGGAACCAATGCATTGTCTGCTGTATCTAAGTACAATTCTATATTTCCAGAAAAGGTTGAGTAAATTTTTCTGTTCGTAGTCTCCTTACTCAGTAATGTCTACTAACATGACATATGCATCGTTTGGCCTGTTTGGAGGGCGATGATATTACGACAGCGTTAATCAagcaatatttatatttttctttgttaaGTTTATTAGCTTGTCAAATGATGTTGCATTCTGT
This genomic interval carries:
- the LOC140962067 gene encoding protein SABRE-like, producing MGASPAKFLFGFLIVSMLLWIIFMFASRLLAWVLSRTLGASVGFRIGGWKCLRDVVVKFNKGAIGSISVGEIRLSLRQSLVKLGIGFISRDPKLQVLICDLEVVIRSSKKSTQKSRYKKPRSAG